TGATTTGTGAATTAAATAATTTTTTTCAATATCTGAAAGAGTGATATTCAATCTATCTATCCTGTTTTGATCTTGAATTTCTAAAAGCAAAAAGTCTTTCAAGTCATCCGGTAGAATATTAGATTTTAAAACTTCCTCTTGATGGATTGATTTATATTCAGTCTCGTTAAAGTCAGTCTCTCTAAGTTCAGTATCATTACGGTACACTTTCTGGACTTCTAGCGGTACACTTTCTGGACTTCTAGCGGTACACTTTCTGGACTTCTCTACGGCCCCAACGGTTTGAGCGGTTATTTCTTGCTCTTTATCTGTTTCCTTTTGATCGGTTGCAGCAGCTTTTTCATCGTCGGATCCATCCTCCATTTTCTTGATTTTATAAACGTCTTCTTTCGTTACGTCTGGACGGAGTATATAAAGCCTGTCTGTCTTTCCCTGTCCTTGTTTCTTGTTTTCTAGTAATCCAGCATTAATTAATTCCTTTCTTACATTGGAAATAGTTGTTTTGCTCCCTATTTGTAAGATTCTCATAAGGTTTTCATTGGAATAGAGGAAGTAAATGCGCCCTGTTTCCTCTTCCACCCATCCATTTTCTAAACTTAAATCGGATCTATCCCTAAGAATAGCCCATGCTAACTTTGCGTTACTGGACATTCTTATATATTTTGGATTTGTCATAAATACTTTTGGCAGCTGAAAATGTCTTTCTCTGTAATCGTCATAAATTGTGTGATATTTACCCATAATATTTACCCTTCTTCCTCTGTAATTTTTGGAAAAAAGGCCCTTACCATTGTAAAAAGT
This DNA window, taken from Halobacillus naozhouensis, encodes the following:
- a CDS encoding replication initiator protein A codes for the protein MGKYHTIYDDYRERHFQLPKVFMTNPKYIRMSSNAKLAWAILRDRSDLSLENGWVEEETGRIYFLYSNENLMRILQIGSKTTISNVRKELINAGLLENKKQGQGKTDRLYILRPDVTKEDVYKIKKMEDGSDDEKAAATDQKETDKEQEITAQTVGAVEKSRKCTARSPESVPLEVQKVYRNDTELRETDFNETEYKSIHQEEVLKSNILPDDLKDFLLLEIQDQNRIDRLNITLSDIEKNYLIHKSDSDVTLSVYKEALDYSLRLKSIKSFNAVMRENVKLYKKVAKQEAAASGNEKGNSKEVIPEWFKERKESPQESGESMSPEQKRQLEERINKLKGQSKDREVIAGDKVGRIGTPARDVVAAGPDPL